The Rhizobium rosettiformans genomic sequence GTCACCCAGCCGGCGCCGAAGCTTTCCCAGGAGAGCATGTCGACGCCACGCTCGCCGAGCAGCGACCACATGGCCATTTCAACGGCGCCCGTGTCGGATGCCGGAACGATGCCGATGCGGTAGTCAGCGGGAACTTTGAGAATTTCGCGGGTAAGGTCGATGGCCAGCTTCAGCTTTTCCTTGCCGACCTTGGCGCGGTGCGAACGACCGAGTGGGGCATCGGAAAGCGCGTCTAGCGACCAACCGGGGCGCTTCGAGCAAGGGCCAGAAGAAAAGTGAGCATTCGCCGGACGCGCGGCGGGGGCGACGATATCAGCCATATAGATACCCTTCCAGGTAATTAGCCTCTCGTTGGGGAGAGGTGTCCCGCCGTCGGAACTACTCCTGTCGCCCGACGCAGTCAAGCGGGCGCGCGTCGCATGAGGAGAAATTTTTGTCTCGTCTGCGCCGCCTCGGCTATGGGCTGCAACGCAAAAGGGCCGCCCGAAGGCAGCCCTTTGCTTGATCCCTGAAGGAATCTTACTTGTAGACCGGCAGCTCTACCGGCGGCTGGTATGCCACGGGAGTTTCGCAGCCACCGAAGACGTAGCGGGCACCAGCATGCAGGCTGTGGCTGTGGAAGCCCTTGTCGTAGCCGGGACCTCCGCTCAAGGCATAGCCGAACATGTCGCCACCTGCAGTATGGCGGAAGCGGTAACCAACGTCGGCCTTGACGTTGCAGGTCACGTCGATCGAGGCGCCGGCCATCAACTGGTAGGCAAAGCGCCAGCTGCCTGCGCCATGGTGCTCGACGGTTGCGTCACAGTTGGACGAGTTGCTGTCCGCACACGAAGTGTTGCGAAGCTTGTCCCACTTGACATAGGAGCCACCAATACCGCCGCCGATATAGGGCGTGAAGTAGGCGTATGTGCCGAGATCGACATAGGCGTTGGCCATCAGGGTATAGGCGCGCATCGACGTGATGTCGCGCGAGGTGCATGCGCCTGATACGCCGCAGGAGCCGCGGGTCGAACCATTGAAGTCGGCCTTGGTCAGATAGTCGAACGTCAGGTCCGTGCGCAGATAGCTGTTGATCTGATAGCCGACACCGCCGCCGACCCAGAAGCTGTCCTTGATCGAGGACGTGGCGAAGTCGACCTGGTTATTGTTGCTTCCCTGAAAGTAGTTGGCGCCGCTCAGCTTGTTGAAGCTGTAGCCGAGATCGCCGCGCAGATACCAGCCGGAGGCTTCCGAAACGGCAACCTCAGGAGCATCGACGTACACGGGCTGCGGTTCAGGCTGATAGACATCGGCGGCATAGGCGGCCGAGCTTGCGAGCAGGGCAGCCGTTGCCACGGCAAGAATGGTTTTCGTCATGACAGGATACTCCAAATCCCAGCGTTATCGCGTCAGGCTGCCAAAGACCCAACATCCTGAATTGGGACAGATAATGGAGTGGAAAGGTTAAGTTCGGATTAACTACAGTTCTTAACTTTAGAGGTTATCCATTTGCTTACCTTGATACTTAGAGCAAGAAGTCCGGCCCAAAAGAAAAATGCGGCCCGAGGGACCGCATTCCAGTATCTCCCGGTATGTCCGCGAGGTGCTCAGGCAGCGTGGCGCGCCGTGCCGGGACGCTCGCCCCCGAGGTTGAAAAGACCGAGCCGCTGGTCCATTTCAGCCGCCTCGCCCGCGAGGCGATGGATGGCGGCAGTGGTCTCCTCGACCATCGCAGCGTTCTGCTGCGTCATCGCATCGAGCTGGTTCACCGAGGTATTGATGTCGACAAGCGTTTGCGCCTCTTCACGGGTGGACTCCATGATCTCGGCGATATGGCTGTTGATCGACAGCACGTGCGAGCCGATGCCATCGAGCGCATTGCCGGCCTTTTCGACCAGCTTCACGCCCTGA encodes the following:
- a CDS encoding outer membrane protein; the protein is MTKTILAVATAALLASSAAYAADVYQPEPQPVYVDAPEVAVSEASGWYLRGDLGYSFNKLSGANYFQGSNNNQVDFATSSIKDSFWVGGGVGYQINSYLRTDLTFDYLTKADFNGSTRGSCGVSGACTSRDITSMRAYTLMANAYVDLGTYAYFTPYIGGGIGGSYVKWDKLRNTSCADSNSSNCDATVEHHGAGSWRFAYQLMAGASIDVTCNVKADVGYRFRHTAGGDMFGYALSGGPGYDKGFHSHSLHAGARYVFGGCETPVAYQPPVELPVYK